One part of the Sporomusaceae bacterium genome encodes these proteins:
- a CDS encoding bifunctional 2-keto-4-hydroxyglutarate aldolase/2-keto-3-deoxy-6-phosphogluconate aldolase, translated as MPKLQVLSRMIDSGLVAVVRAENADQAKRIADACINGGVAAIEITFTVPGAAEVIGELAKTYKSGEIILGAGTVLDPETARVAILAGAQYVVSPSLNVETIKLCHRYQVPVMPGAATIKEIVESMEAGADIVKVFPGEALGPTFVKAVKGPLPQAPLMPTGGVSLDNVAEWIKAGCVAVGVGGNLTGGAKKGDYESITAIAKQFIEKIRQARG; from the coding sequence ATACCTAAACTACAGGTGCTTTCGCGGATGATCGATTCCGGTCTGGTGGCGGTTGTGCGGGCCGAGAACGCCGACCAGGCCAAACGGATTGCCGACGCCTGCATCAACGGCGGCGTCGCCGCCATCGAAATCACTTTCACAGTCCCAGGGGCGGCGGAGGTTATCGGTGAACTCGCCAAAACTTACAAGTCCGGTGAGATCATCCTCGGCGCCGGGACGGTGCTCGACCCCGAGACGGCCCGCGTTGCCATCCTGGCCGGAGCCCAGTATGTCGTGTCACCCTCGCTGAACGTAGAAACGATCAAGCTTTGCCACCGCTATCAGGTGCCGGTGATGCCGGGCGCGGCCACCATCAAAGAAATCGTCGAGAGCATGGAGGCCGGAGCCGATATCGTCAAAGTGTTCCCCGGCGAGGCTCTTGGGCCGACATTCGTTAAAGCGGTGAAAGGTCCGCTGCCGCAGGCGCCGCTCATGCCTACCGGCGGGGTGAGCCTGGATAACGTTGCCGAGTGGATTAAGGCTGGCTGCGTGGCCGTCGGCGTAGGCGGCAACCTGACAGGCGGGGCTAAGAAGGGCGACTACGAGTCGATAACAGCCATCGCGAAGCAGTTCATCGAAAAAATCCGCCAGGCACGCGGATAA
- a CDS encoding sugar kinase → MARVVCFGEIMLRLAPPGYLRFEQANAFEAVYGGGEANVSVALANFGVDAAFVTKLPANPIGQAALNEMRRYGVDTGGIIRGGERLGIYFLEKGASQRPSKVVYDRKLSAISGVKPGEFDWQKIFAGADWFHFTGITPALGDNVAEVVLEACQAAKSAGVTVSCDLNFRKNLWTSEKAGKVMGSFMPFVKVLIANEEDAEKVFGIKAPATDIAGGKLSHDGYKYVAAQLKERFGFESVAITLRGSISASDNMWSAMLYHGGEYYFSREYAVHIVDRVGGGDSFAGGLIYSFLNGKEPKEALELAVAASCLKHSIEGDHNHVTLDEVKTLMAGDGSGRVQR, encoded by the coding sequence ATGGCAAGAGTGGTATGTTTCGGTGAAATCATGCTTCGTCTCGCGCCGCCCGGCTATCTGCGTTTCGAGCAGGCCAACGCCTTCGAAGCTGTGTACGGGGGCGGGGAGGCCAACGTCAGCGTGGCGCTCGCCAACTTCGGCGTGGATGCCGCTTTCGTCACCAAACTCCCGGCCAATCCAATCGGCCAAGCGGCCCTCAACGAGATGCGGCGTTACGGCGTCGACACCGGCGGCATAATCCGCGGCGGCGAGCGGCTGGGGATCTACTTCCTGGAGAAAGGCGCCTCCCAGCGTCCGTCCAAGGTGGTATACGATCGCAAACTCTCAGCGATTTCCGGCGTCAAGCCTGGCGAGTTCGACTGGCAAAAGATCTTTGCTGGAGCAGACTGGTTCCATTTCACCGGTATCACGCCGGCGCTCGGCGATAATGTAGCCGAAGTGGTCCTCGAAGCCTGTCAGGCGGCCAAGTCGGCAGGGGTGACGGTGAGCTGCGACTTAAATTTCCGCAAGAATCTGTGGACGAGCGAGAAGGCCGGCAAGGTGATGGGTTCATTTATGCCATTCGTCAAGGTATTGATCGCCAACGAGGAGGACGCCGAAAAGGTCTTCGGCATCAAGGCGCCGGCCACGGACATCGCCGGCGGCAAACTCAGCCATGACGGGTACAAATATGTCGCCGCCCAGCTAAAGGAACGTTTCGGTTTCGAATCGGTCGCCATCACCCTGCGCGGCAGCATCTCGGCCTCGGATAACATGTGGTCGGCGATGCTCTATCATGGCGGTGAATACTATTTCTCCCGCGAGTACGCCGTCCACATCGTCGACCGGGTAGGCGGCGGCGATTCGTTCGCCGGCGGGCTGATCTACAGCTTCCTGAACGGCAAGGAGCCGAAGGAGGCTCTTGAGTTGGCCGTGGCCGCTTCCTGCCTCAAGCATTCCATCGAAGGCGACCACAACCACGTGACACTCGACGAAGTCAAGACCCTCATGGCCGGCGACGGTTCGGGGCGCGTACAGAGATAA
- a CDS encoding LacI family DNA-binding transcriptional regulator → MNVRMVDVARKAGVSKSTVSQFLNGRFDYMSAETRDRIKQAVDELGFVPNALARSLKKKQTYTIATIVSNILNPFSTATTRGAEDCCNKNGFDLILCNADDRPAKEKEYIETLVAKQVDGLIVSTTEKNNDLLYTVNKRTPITILGRSVPNLNCDTVRVDSRAGIKLAVEHLVGLGHRRLALFVLPHQEVNVSPRRERVLAFREMAGEFGLPLRPEWIVEVSNRSEEALAETVRGVLAAPEPPTAFIGANDLMSIALFKAVKRQLGLRIPEDIALLSFDDWEWANLLDPPITVVAQPAYEMGYMAAELVIKRIREKTAEYKSQFMMYQPELIVRHSCGEK, encoded by the coding sequence ATGAATGTCCGGATGGTCGACGTGGCCCGTAAGGCCGGCGTGTCGAAAAGCACGGTATCGCAATTTCTGAACGGCCGCTTCGATTACATGAGTGCCGAGACGAGAGACCGCATCAAACAGGCGGTTGACGAACTGGGATTCGTGCCGAACGCTCTGGCCCGCAGCTTGAAAAAGAAGCAGACCTACACGATTGCCACGATCGTATCGAATATATTGAATCCTTTTTCCACGGCCACGACCCGGGGAGCAGAGGACTGCTGCAACAAGAACGGCTTTGATCTCATCCTCTGCAACGCCGACGACAGGCCGGCCAAAGAGAAAGAATATATCGAGACGCTGGTGGCGAAACAAGTTGACGGGCTTATCGTCAGTACCACTGAGAAAAACAACGACCTGCTTTACACCGTCAACAAGCGGACGCCGATAACGATCCTGGGACGCAGCGTGCCGAATCTCAATTGCGACACGGTCAGGGTCGACAGCCGCGCCGGCATCAAACTGGCAGTTGAACATCTGGTCGGACTGGGTCACCGCCGGCTGGCGCTGTTCGTCCTGCCGCACCAGGAGGTCAACGTGTCGCCACGACGCGAAAGGGTTCTGGCTTTTCGCGAAATGGCGGGTGAGTTCGGGCTTCCGCTACGTCCGGAGTGGATAGTCGAGGTCAGCAACCGGAGCGAGGAAGCGCTGGCCGAAACCGTGCGGGGTGTTTTGGCTGCCCCTGAGCCGCCGACGGCGTTTATCGGTGCCAACGACCTGATGTCTATCGCATTGTTTAAAGCGGTGAAAAGGCAACTGGGGTTGAGAATCCCCGAGGATATAGCCCTGCTGAGCTTCGACGACTGGGAGTGGGCAAACCTGCTGGACCCGCCGATAACCGTAGTCGCGCAGCCAGCCTATGAGATGGGATATATGGCGGCTGAGTTGGTGATAAAAAGAATCCGTGAGAAGACGGCGGAATATAAGTCTCAATTCATGATGTACCAACCTGAATTGATAGTCAGACATTCCTGCGGCGAAAAATGA
- a CDS encoding RraA family protein — protein MDEAMLKDIRERYSKLYSGAIADMLDKKGYRNQVLPYYITPFTEVDRLCGIAFTGQGYPCADTKSDDTHQRLAMLDSITPYTISVWACGGHTEAAHWGEIMSTAARERGCLGAVVDGGVRDVPYIDEMKYPVFAKFKCAASSIGRWYIREWQVPVKIGNTAVYPGDFVFGDTDGVVVVPKDIIMEVLVDAEDVFVREGGMRRELRAGVSVTEAYKKYGSL, from the coding sequence ATGGACGAAGCTATGTTGAAAGACATCCGCGAACGCTACAGCAAGCTTTACTCCGGCGCCATCGCCGACATGCTCGACAAGAAGGGTTACCGCAACCAGGTTCTTCCCTATTACATCACTCCGTTCACTGAGGTCGACAGGCTTTGCGGCATCGCCTTCACCGGCCAAGGTTACCCATGCGCCGATACCAAGAGCGACGACACCCACCAGCGTCTGGCTATGCTCGACAGCATTACTCCGTATACCATTTCGGTATGGGCCTGCGGCGGGCACACAGAAGCCGCCCACTGGGGCGAGATCATGTCCACCGCCGCCCGCGAGCGCGGCTGCCTGGGCGCGGTGGTAGACGGCGGCGTACGCGACGTACCCTATATTGATGAGATGAAATACCCCGTGTTTGCGAAATTCAAATGCGCCGCCAGCTCGATCGGTCGCTGGTACATCAGGGAATGGCAGGTGCCGGTCAAGATCGGCAATACCGCCGTATACCCGGGGGATTTTGTTTTCGGCGACACCGACGGGGTTGTTGTCGTGCCCAAGGATATCATCATGGAAGTGCTCGTGGACGCCGAGGACGTTTTTGTCCGCGAGGGCGGCATGCGTCGCGAACTGCGCGCCGGTGTTTCGGTCACGGAAGCCTATAAAAAATACGGGTCATTATAG
- a CDS encoding fumarylacetoacetate hydrolase family protein, which produces MNLYRFSYKGKESWGALEQGMLRVLSGDVVEGDATPSAELVAFADAELLCPVKQPSKIIGVGLNYKSVAAAKGVELPSEPTIFLKPPSSVVGPGQSIVVPSIVKNPAFEVELAVVMGRKAKNVAAGKALDYVFGYTLGNDVTAKDHMIKGQPWTRGKSFDTFTPLGPCIATADSVNPYDVPLIASVNGHIKQSGSTGDMIFDVAALIAFISGIMTLEPGDVILTGTLPGSGEIGIGDVVTLSSLFIGTMENKVVAG; this is translated from the coding sequence ATGAACTTGTACAGGTTTTCCTACAAGGGGAAGGAGAGTTGGGGCGCGCTCGAACAGGGGATGCTTCGCGTACTGAGCGGCGACGTTGTCGAGGGAGACGCGACGCCATCCGCGGAGTTGGTCGCGTTTGCCGACGCAGAGCTGCTTTGTCCGGTCAAGCAGCCGTCGAAAATCATCGGTGTTGGACTAAATTACAAATCGGTGGCGGCTGCTAAAGGTGTAGAATTGCCGTCCGAACCGACCATTTTTCTCAAACCGCCTTCGTCGGTCGTCGGCCCGGGGCAAAGTATCGTCGTACCGAGCATCGTGAAGAACCCGGCTTTTGAAGTGGAACTCGCCGTTGTGATGGGCCGCAAGGCGAAGAATGTGGCTGCCGGGAAAGCGCTTGACTATGTTTTCGGCTATACCTTGGGGAACGATGTCACCGCGAAAGACCATATGATCAAGGGTCAACCCTGGACCCGCGGCAAATCCTTTGACACCTTCACCCCGCTCGGACCATGCATCGCGACAGCGGATTCCGTCAATCCATACGACGTTCCCCTCATCGCATCGGTCAACGGACACATCAAGCAGAGCGGCAGCACAGGCGACATGATATTCGACGTTGCTGCACTGATCGCGTTTATCTCCGGGATAATGACGCTAGAGCCCGGTGACGTCATACTGACCGGTACTTTGCCGGGAAGCGGTGAAATCGGTATCGGCGACGTTGTGACCCTGTCAAGTCTGTTCATCGGCACAATGGAGAACAAAGTTGTAGCAGGATAA